A stretch of DNA from bacterium:
AATAATCGGCGTACAATAGAAGTATGCAAGAAATCCTCAAGAATACCGAAACACTGATGAAAGCCTCCATCGAGCACTTTGATGGTGAGCTCAAGAACGTCCAGGCAGGTCGCGCTCATCCTGGCTTAGTTGATTCGCTGTCAGTGAACGTCTATGGTCAAGAGATGCAGATTAAGGCTGTTGGGACGGTATCGGCACCAGATCCAAAAACAATCCAGGTTCAAGTCTGGGATGCACAGAATGTCGCTGCAGTTGAGAAGGCAATCCGCGAAAATGAGGCTCTCGGCTTGAGTCCGGCGACTGATGGTACGATGGTGCG
This window harbors:
- the frr gene encoding ribosome recycling factor, encoding MQEILKNTETLMKASIEHFDGELKNVQAGRAHPGLVDSLSVNVYGQEMQIKAVGTVSAPDPKTIQVQVWDAQNVAAVEKAIRENEALGLSPATDGTMVRMQMPAMTEERRQSLVKLIAEKLEECHISLRNARHDGLKDAKKGKEDGSMPEDEYFKTEKQLDELIRKYQADAQELHDEKKQELMTV